The Devosia sp. SD17-2 genome includes a region encoding these proteins:
- a CDS encoding ABC transporter substrate-binding protein, which yields MSRFVATTLALGLAATTAFATPAFAQTKTLTISWWGFNGEKLESIVLAPFREQCGCEIQFETGNNGERLNKLQIRNGAGVDVAYFSDSFSQQGIELGVFQKIDPSKIPNLEGIYDLAKDPQGGYGPAYTIGRVGIVYDSAKLENPITSWNDLWREDLASSLSLPGITTTAGPMVVMKAGDHEGVDAFENADSAFAGVETLKPNVVKNYNTGSEMINLFSTGEITAAIAQDFTLAQIQAAVPSVVWADLDEGSIATLNTVNIPKGAAEPELAHEFINFILSPEIQQQLAEQGVDAPVAKAVTLTPEQASLWTYGADVIEGLQRVDYVKMNAAKGGWVDRWNEIFGM from the coding sequence ATGTCAAGGTTCGTCGCAACTACTCTCGCGCTTGGTCTTGCCGCCACCACCGCATTTGCCACTCCGGCCTTCGCCCAGACCAAGACACTTACCATCTCCTGGTGGGGTTTTAACGGCGAAAAGCTGGAATCCATCGTTCTGGCCCCCTTCCGCGAGCAGTGCGGTTGCGAGATCCAGTTCGAGACTGGCAATAACGGCGAGCGCCTGAACAAGCTCCAGATCCGCAACGGCGCCGGTGTCGACGTTGCCTATTTCTCCGACAGCTTCAGCCAGCAGGGCATCGAGCTGGGCGTGTTCCAGAAGATCGACCCGTCCAAGATCCCGAACCTAGAAGGTATCTACGACCTCGCCAAGGATCCGCAGGGCGGCTACGGCCCGGCCTACACCATCGGCCGCGTCGGCATCGTCTATGACAGCGCCAAGCTCGAAAACCCGATCACCTCGTGGAACGACCTGTGGCGCGAAGACCTCGCCTCCTCGCTGTCGCTCCCCGGCATCACCACCACGGCCGGCCCGATGGTCGTGATGAAGGCCGGCGATCATGAAGGCGTCGACGCTTTCGAGAACGCCGACAGCGCCTTTGCCGGCGTCGAAACCCTCAAGCCGAATGTGGTCAAGAACTACAACACCGGCTCGGAGATGATTAACCTCTTCTCGACTGGCGAGATCACTGCTGCCATCGCGCAGGACTTCACCCTGGCACAGATCCAGGCTGCGGTTCCGTCCGTCGTCTGGGCTGACCTCGACGAGGGCTCGATCGCGACGCTGAACACGGTCAATATTCCGAAGGGCGCCGCCGAGCCGGAACTGGCCCACGAGTTCATCAACTTCATCCTCTCCCCTGAAATCCAGCAGCAGCTGGCCGAACAGGGTGTGGACGCTCCGGTCGCCAAGGCCGTCACGCTGACCCCGGAACAGGCTTCGCTCTGGACCTATGGCGCTGACGTCATCGAAGGCCTGCAGCGCGTCGATTACGTCAAGATGAACGCAGCCAAGGGCGGCTGGGTTGATCGCTGGAACGAAATCTTCGGCATGTAA
- a CDS encoding nucleoside hydrolase yields MTKRVIIDTDPGLDDAVAILFALASGRFDIIGMTTVAGNIGIERSTTNAAGLLAAMDRADIPLYSGAEQPLLRSAIDAIVVHGDDGLRGVTLPAPAAPARAGAVEWMAQTLMREPAGSIDILALGPPTNIARLINEHPDAASRIGHLIAMGGTIDEPGNSGPASEFNFASDPEAVAIMLRADIRTTIIPLDVTRKVRADRDYVEALRGTTAGDIAADILIAYLQDEKRSRPLHDPCVMLLAVAPELFGVDFLRLSVNLGDDADAGALTRTENGSPVDVAMRVDVPAVLKLLASGLR; encoded by the coding sequence ATGACCAAACGCGTCATCATCGACACGGACCCCGGCCTCGACGACGCCGTTGCCATTCTCTTTGCCCTTGCCAGCGGGCGCTTCGACATTATCGGCATGACGACCGTGGCGGGCAATATCGGCATTGAACGCAGCACCACCAATGCAGCGGGCCTCCTCGCCGCGATGGACCGCGCCGATATCCCGCTTTATTCCGGGGCCGAACAGCCGCTCCTGCGCAGCGCCATCGACGCCATTGTCGTCCATGGCGATGACGGGTTGCGCGGCGTCACCCTGCCCGCCCCCGCCGCTCCTGCCCGCGCCGGCGCAGTCGAGTGGATGGCCCAAACCCTGATGCGCGAGCCCGCCGGCTCCATCGACATTCTCGCTCTAGGCCCGCCGACCAATATCGCGCGGCTGATCAATGAGCATCCCGATGCCGCGAGCCGCATCGGCCATCTCATCGCCATGGGCGGCACGATTGACGAGCCCGGCAATTCCGGCCCCGCGTCCGAGTTCAATTTCGCCAGCGATCCCGAGGCGGTCGCCATCATGCTGCGCGCCGATATCCGCACCACGATCATTCCGCTCGACGTCACGCGAAAAGTCCGCGCCGACCGCGACTATGTCGAAGCGCTGCGTGGCACGACGGCCGGCGATATCGCGGCCGACATCCTGATCGCCTATCTCCAGGACGAAAAGCGCAGCCGCCCGCTGCATGATCCCTGCGTCATGCTGCTGGCCGTCGCGCCGGAGCTGTTTGGCGTCGACTTCCTGCGTCTCTCGGTCAATCTGGGCGACGATGCCGATGCCGGCGCGCTCACGCGCACCGAAAATGGCAGTCCGGTCGATGTCGCCATGCGGGTCGATGTCCCTGCGGTGCTGAAGCTCCTCGCCAGCGGCCTCCGCTAA
- the putA gene encoding bifunctional proline dehydrogenase/L-glutamate gamma-semialdehyde dehydrogenase PutA yields the protein MTDIDAIRATMRARIYADENQLVPQLIEATGLDEAQRRAVSAHAEQLVTTVRSGNKLGLMESFLAEYGLATDEGVALMSLAEALLRVPDAETVDALIHDKVGGSDWASHFGGSSNQLVNFSSWALSLTADVLGDPEVGPKNALHRAIARLGEPVIRTAVAQAMRVLGSQFVFGRTIDEAISNAKKPEALGYRYSYDMLGEAARTSEDAERYFQSYASAIASLAPHCTSASVRDNPGISVKLSALHPRYEFAKRERVLTELVDSTRKLALAARAANMSFNIDAEEADRLDLSMEIIEAVLATPELAGWDGFGIVVQAYGKRVLPLIDWLEATAARLDRKIMVRLVKGAYWDAEVKRAQVLGLDGFPVYTRKATTDVSYIAAARKLFSCAHIYPQFASHNAHTAAAVLHLASEAGRFNDSYEFQRLHGMGERLHEVLRTNHSTRTRIYAPVGAHKDLLAYLVRRLLENGANGSFVYQIADEDIPASQVAEDPIGKLLALDTFANPAIPAPKDIFGGRTNSAGLDITDPVALGAVDAERTKFRAHKWVATTIPTSAGLGEAAGTAAPVINPADPQDVVGHVVAATAGDVTAAITAAAASNWAWTPVGSRAAALRKTADLYEAHRAELFALLAREAGKSWSDAVAEVREAVDFLRYYAAQAEQGELGAPRGVFAAISPWNFPLAIFTGQIAAALVAGNAVVAKPAPQTPLIAYRAVQMMHEAGIAADAIHLVPGGPDVGTALTSDSRIAGVAFTGSLPTAHRIDRAMAENLDLKAPLIAETGGLNAMIVDSTALPEQAVRDILASAFQSAGQRCSALRVLYVQDDAAERTLTMLKGAMDELTLGNPWDLATDIGPIIDQPAREKIENYLRVNARKVIHALKAPATGNFVAPSVVKVSGVEEIPEEIFGPVLHVATFKADEIDKVIAAINASGYGLTFGMHTRISSRVKKVSAAVKAGNIYINRNQIGAVVGSQPFGGEGLSGTGPKAGGPHYLPRFTTGYAEPQAGALTLPGPTGESNTLYVAPRGTVLCLGPSGQDLVTQRRIAETAGCVPLVVPVDLEMLANATTFEAVAFFGEGDDLAAVRKALAGRDGAILPLLTSPGDVARLQLERQVCIDTTAAGGNASLMAEAG from the coding sequence ATGACTGATATCGACGCCATCCGCGCGACAATGCGCGCCCGCATCTACGCAGACGAGAACCAGCTGGTGCCCCAGCTGATCGAAGCCACCGGCCTTGACGAGGCGCAGCGGCGCGCCGTTTCGGCCCATGCCGAGCAATTGGTGACGACGGTCCGCAGCGGCAACAAGCTCGGGCTGATGGAAAGCTTCCTAGCCGAATATGGTCTGGCGACCGATGAAGGCGTGGCGCTGATGTCGCTGGCCGAGGCGCTGCTTCGCGTGCCGGATGCCGAGACCGTCGATGCGCTGATCCACGACAAGGTGGGCGGTTCGGACTGGGCGAGCCATTTTGGCGGCTCGTCCAACCAGCTGGTCAACTTCTCGTCCTGGGCGCTGAGCCTGACGGCCGATGTATTGGGCGATCCGGAAGTAGGCCCCAAGAACGCGCTGCACCGCGCGATCGCCCGTCTGGGCGAACCGGTGATCCGCACCGCGGTGGCGCAGGCCATGCGCGTTCTGGGCAGCCAGTTTGTCTTTGGCCGCACCATCGACGAGGCGATCAGCAATGCCAAGAAGCCTGAGGCTCTGGGCTATCGCTATTCATATGACATGCTGGGCGAGGCCGCACGCACCAGCGAGGACGCCGAACGCTACTTTCAATCCTATGCCAGCGCCATTGCGAGCCTTGCGCCGCACTGCACTTCGGCTTCCGTGCGCGACAACCCGGGCATTTCGGTAAAGCTCTCGGCGCTGCATCCGCGCTATGAATTCGCCAAGCGCGAGCGGGTGCTGACCGAACTTGTGGACTCCACCCGCAAGCTGGCGCTGGCCGCCCGCGCTGCCAATATGAGTTTCAACATCGATGCGGAGGAAGCCGACCGGCTCGACCTCTCGATGGAGATCATCGAGGCCGTGCTTGCAACGCCCGAACTGGCCGGCTGGGATGGATTTGGCATCGTCGTGCAGGCCTATGGCAAGCGCGTGTTGCCGCTGATCGACTGGCTGGAAGCGACGGCCGCCCGTCTTGATCGCAAGATCATGGTGCGCCTGGTCAAGGGCGCCTATTGGGACGCCGAAGTGAAGCGGGCCCAGGTGCTGGGTCTCGACGGCTTCCCGGTTTATACCCGCAAGGCGACGACCGACGTCAGCTATATCGCGGCTGCGCGGAAACTGTTCAGCTGCGCGCATATCTACCCGCAGTTTGCCTCGCATAATGCTCACACGGCGGCAGCAGTGCTGCATCTCGCCTCCGAAGCCGGTCGCTTCAACGACAGCTACGAATTCCAGCGCTTGCATGGCATGGGCGAACGCCTGCATGAAGTGCTGCGGACCAATCATTCGACCCGCACGCGCATCTATGCTCCGGTCGGCGCGCACAAGGACCTGCTCGCCTATCTCGTGCGGCGCCTGCTCGAGAACGGCGCCAATGGCTCCTTCGTCTATCAGATCGCCGACGAGGATATTCCGGCCTCGCAGGTGGCCGAGGACCCGATCGGCAAGCTCCTGGCGCTCGATACCTTCGCCAACCCGGCCATCCCCGCGCCCAAGGACATCTTTGGCGGTCGGACGAACTCGGCTGGTCTCGATATCACCGACCCGGTAGCGCTGGGCGCTGTCGACGCCGAGCGGACAAAGTTCCGCGCGCACAAGTGGGTCGCAACGACGATCCCCACGTCCGCCGGTCTGGGCGAGGCCGCAGGCACTGCGGCTCCCGTGATCAATCCGGCCGATCCGCAGGATGTGGTTGGCCATGTCGTGGCGGCGACCGCAGGCGATGTGACGGCGGCCATCACGGCAGCGGCGGCATCGAACTGGGCATGGACGCCTGTCGGCAGCCGCGCAGCAGCCCTCCGCAAGACGGCTGATCTCTATGAGGCCCACCGGGCGGAGCTGTTCGCACTCCTCGCCCGCGAAGCCGGCAAGAGCTGGTCGGACGCGGTGGCCGAAGTGCGGGAGGCCGTAGACTTCCTGCGCTACTACGCGGCCCAGGCAGAGCAGGGCGAACTGGGCGCGCCGCGCGGCGTCTTCGCGGCGATCTCGCCGTGGAATTTTCCGCTGGCCATTTTCACCGGCCAGATTGCGGCAGCCCTGGTGGCCGGCAATGCCGTGGTGGCAAAGCCCGCGCCGCAGACGCCGCTGATCGCCTACCGCGCCGTGCAGATGATGCATGAGGCGGGTATCGCGGCAGACGCCATCCATCTGGTGCCGGGTGGCCCGGATGTGGGCACGGCCCTGACCTCGGACAGCCGGATCGCCGGCGTGGCCTTTACCGGCTCGCTGCCGACGGCGCATCGCATCGATCGCGCCATGGCGGAAAACCTCGACCTCAAGGCGCCGCTGATCGCCGAGACGGGCGGGCTCAATGCCATGATCGTCGACTCGACCGCGCTGCCGGAGCAGGCGGTGCGCGATATCCTCGCATCGGCGTTCCAGTCGGCCGGCCAGCGCTGTTCGGCGCTACGCGTGCTCTATGTGCAGGACGATGCGGCCGAGCGCACGCTGACCATGCTCAAGGGCGCCATGGATGAGCTGACGCTGGGTAACCCCTGGGATCTGGCGACCGATATCGGCCCGATCATCGACCAGCCGGCGCGCGAGAAAATCGAGAATTATCTCCGCGTGAACGCCCGTAAGGTGATCCACGCCCTCAAGGCGCCTGCCACGGGCAATTTCGTTGCGCCCAGCGTGGTGAAAGTGTCGGGCGTCGAAGAGATCCCCGAGGAAATCTTCGGGCCCGTCCTGCATGTGGCGACCTTCAAGGCCGACGAAATCGACAAGGTGATCGCGGCGATCAATGCCTCTGGCTATGGCCTGACTTTTGGCATGCACACGCGCATTTCGAGCCGGGTGAAGAAGGTGTCCGCCGCGGTCAAGGCCGGCAATATCTACATCAACCGCAACCAGATCGGTGCCGTGGTGGGTAGCCAGCCGTTTGGTGGCGAGGGGCTTTCGGGCACCGGCCCCAAGGCGGGCGGTCCGCACTATCTGCCGCGCTTTACCACCGGCTATGCCGAGCCGCAGGCAGGTGCGCTGACGCTGCCGGGACCGACCGGCGAGAGCAATACGCTTTATGTTGCGCCGCGTGGGACGGTGCTCTGCCTTGGGCCAAGCGGACAGGATCTGGTGACCCAGCGCCGCATTGCTGAAACGGCTGGTTGCGTGCCGCTGGTGGTGCCGGTTGATCTTGAGATGCTGGCAAATGCCACGACCTTTGAGGCAGTGGCGTTTTTCGGCGAGGGCGATGATCTCGCAGCCGTGCGCAAGGCCCTGGCCGGCCGCGATGGGGCTATCCTGCCCCTGCTGACGAGCCCCGGCGACGTGGCCCGACTGCAGCTCGAGCGGCAGGTGTGTATCGACACGACCGCCGCCGGCGGGAATGCCAGCCTGATGGCAGAAGCCGGTTAA
- a CDS encoding amidohydrolase gives MTTILTNAQIITMDDALTVHEKGWLQIDGDTITALGSGTPPAIPGTETIDCNGDFVMPGMVNTHCHMAMSVFRGLGEDVDDRLYRYILPLERKFVSPEMVRAGSALSALEMIQGGVTTVADMYYFETEVGDVCAEAGLRAIVGQTLADFAPPDHTNFDEGFARVEELVDRYAGHKLVTPSIAPHAPYSTGRDTMARIARWSADHPDVPVQMHLAESTLEVNWAMENHGKSTVAVTAESGLLKPNLICAHCLQLDDADIRMMSEHQVTVATNPRSNGKAGRGIAPVEKMRNAGLPVGIGSDGAMSGNTLDLFSQFAPVSMFAKLLAGSRKPLPAVEIIRMATIEGARVLGLNLKTGSLEAGKQADLIRISLDAPRLHPIYDPYSALVFAAMPTDVTDTMVAGRWLMRDRRVTSLEPRKTLADAMQIAGQFKTEMREIDARA, from the coding sequence ATGACCACCATCCTCACCAACGCCCAGATCATCACCATGGATGACGCCCTCACCGTCCATGAAAAGGGCTGGCTGCAGATCGATGGCGACACCATCACCGCCCTTGGCTCAGGCACACCGCCCGCCATCCCCGGCACCGAGACCATCGACTGCAATGGCGATTTCGTCATGCCGGGCATGGTCAACACCCATTGCCACATGGCCATGTCGGTGTTTCGCGGCCTTGGCGAAGATGTCGACGACCGGCTCTATCGCTACATCCTGCCGCTCGAGCGCAAATTCGTCTCCCCCGAAATGGTCCGCGCCGGCTCAGCCCTTTCCGCGCTCGAAATGATTCAAGGCGGCGTCACCACAGTCGCCGACATGTATTACTTCGAAACCGAAGTGGGCGACGTCTGCGCCGAGGCGGGCCTGCGCGCCATTGTCGGCCAGACGCTGGCCGATTTCGCCCCGCCCGACCACACCAATTTCGACGAGGGCTTTGCGCGCGTCGAGGAGCTGGTCGACCGCTATGCCGGCCACAAGCTCGTCACCCCCTCCATTGCCCCGCACGCACCCTACTCCACCGGCCGCGACACCATGGCCCGCATCGCCCGATGGTCCGCCGACCATCCCGATGTGCCGGTGCAGATGCATCTGGCCGAATCCACGCTCGAGGTGAACTGGGCGATGGAGAACCACGGCAAATCCACCGTAGCCGTCACAGCCGAATCCGGGCTTCTCAAACCCAATCTCATCTGCGCCCATTGCCTGCAGCTCGACGACGCAGACATCCGCATGATGAGCGAGCATCAGGTGACGGTCGCAACCAATCCCCGCTCCAATGGCAAGGCAGGTCGCGGCATTGCACCGGTCGAAAAGATGCGCAATGCCGGCCTGCCCGTCGGCATCGGCAGCGATGGCGCGATGAGCGGCAACACGCTTGACCTCTTCAGCCAGTTCGCCCCCGTCTCGATGTTCGCAAAACTCCTGGCCGGCTCTCGCAAGCCGCTGCCGGCAGTCGAGATCATCCGGATGGCGACCATTGAAGGCGCCCGCGTCCTCGGCCTCAATCTCAAGACCGGCTCGCTCGAAGCGGGCAAGCAGGCAGACCTCATCCGCATCAGCCTCGATGCGCCGCGCCTCCACCCGATCTATGACCCCTATTCGGCCCTCGTCTTTGCCGCCATGCCCACCGACGTCACAGACACCATGGTGGCCGGCCGCTGGCTCATGCGCGACCGGCGAGTGACATCGCTCGAGCCCCGCAAGACCCTTGCCGACGCCATGCAGATTGCCGGACAGTTCAAGACTGAAATGCGCGAAATCGACGCGCGCGCCTGA
- a CDS encoding Lrp/AsnC ligand binding domain-containing protein, with protein sequence MKTVTHETLDQIDRRILDELSRDGRLSIAELSRRVNLSKTPCQARIKRLEAEGYILGYRAIIDPERLGLPHVAFVEVKLSDTRKAALAAFNKAVRALPEVEQAHMIASSFDYLLKVRTKDIAAYREVLGEKLSALPHVAHTSTHVSMEAVKDDAE encoded by the coding sequence ATGAAAACCGTAACTCACGAGACTTTGGACCAGATCGACCGGCGCATCCTCGATGAGCTCTCCCGCGACGGCCGTCTCAGCATAGCCGAGTTGAGCCGCCGGGTGAATTTATCCAAGACTCCGTGCCAGGCGCGCATCAAGCGGCTCGAGGCCGAAGGCTATATTCTGGGCTATCGCGCCATCATCGATCCCGAGCGCCTGGGCCTGCCGCATGTCGCCTTCGTCGAGGTCAAACTCTCCGACACCCGCAAGGCTGCGCTCGCTGCCTTCAACAAGGCCGTGCGTGCGCTGCCCGAGGTCGAACAGGCCCATATGATCGCCTCGAGCTTCGATTATCTCCTGAAAGTACGCACCAAGGACATCGCCGCCTATCGCGAAGTGCTGGGCGAAAAACTCTCTGCCCTGCCCCATGTCGCCCACACCTCCACCCATGTCTCGATGGAGGCGGTCAAGGACGACGCCGAGTAG
- a CDS encoding ABC transporter ATP-binding protein — MTKPLSIRNITAHYGQTKVLEDLSLDIAEGELVSLLGASGCGKTTTLRLVAGFLQPTSGTITLGGKDLTRLPAHQRDIGLVFQNYALFPHLTVADNVGFGLKQRGVSGEAKTKRVKAMLERVGLDHLAERLPGALSGGQKQRVALARALVIEPPLLMFDEPLSNLDAKLRVDMRVEIRKLQRANGTTSVYVTHDQEEAFSISDRVAIMHAGKIMQLDTPENLYQRPANAFVARFVGFENLVPMKVVTRDDAQITTEAAGGVRLTLSLEHYGAIPDEFVLACRADGLAVTDDMAAEGIPATLGLRTYLGRAYQYQAESPAGALLANGPLTRILEPGANAKLVPVPEQCTILPVE; from the coding sequence GTGACCAAACCGCTTTCCATCCGCAACATCACCGCCCACTACGGCCAGACCAAGGTTCTCGAAGACCTGTCGCTCGATATCGCAGAGGGTGAACTGGTCTCGCTGCTCGGCGCCTCGGGCTGTGGCAAGACCACGACCCTGCGCCTCGTCGCCGGCTTCCTGCAGCCGACTTCGGGCACCATCACGCTCGGCGGCAAGGATCTCACCCGCCTGCCCGCCCATCAGCGCGACATCGGCCTCGTCTTCCAAAACTATGCGCTCTTCCCGCACCTGACCGTCGCCGACAATGTCGGCTTCGGCCTCAAGCAGCGCGGCGTATCCGGCGAAGCGAAGACCAAGCGCGTCAAGGCCATGCTCGAGCGCGTCGGTCTTGACCATCTCGCCGAACGTCTGCCCGGAGCTCTCTCGGGTGGCCAGAAGCAGCGCGTGGCACTCGCCCGGGCCCTCGTCATCGAGCCGCCCCTGCTCATGTTCGATGAGCCGCTGTCAAACCTCGACGCCAAGCTGCGCGTCGACATGCGCGTCGAAATCCGCAAGCTCCAGCGCGCCAATGGCACGACCTCGGTCTATGTCACCCACGACCAGGAAGAAGCCTTCTCGATCTCGGATCGCGTCGCCATCATGCACGCGGGCAAGATCATGCAGCTCGACACGCCGGAAAATCTTTACCAGCGTCCGGCCAATGCCTTCGTCGCCCGCTTCGTCGGCTTCGAAAACCTCGTGCCCATGAAGGTTGTCACCCGCGACGACGCCCAGATCACGACCGAAGCTGCCGGTGGCGTTCGCCTCACGCTCAGCCTCGAGCATTACGGCGCAATCCCCGATGAGTTCGTGCTCGCCTGCCGCGCCGATGGCCTTGCCGTCACCGACGACATGGCCGCCGAAGGCATCCCGGCAACGCTTGGCCTGCGCACCTATCTCGGCCGCGCCTACCAATACCAGGCCGAAAGCCCCGCCGGCGCCCTCCTCGCCAACGGCCCCCTCACCCGCATCCTCGAGCCCGGCGCCAACGCCAAGCTCGTCCCCGTCCCCGAGCAGTGCACCATCCTGCCTGTGGAGTGA
- a CDS encoding ABC transporter permease, whose protein sequence is MMPTKLHPALIGFTVLVFFFLVGPLVIVVGSALSDTTYLTFPPQGLSLRWFENIFAIDAFRRTITTSLQVAVISTFIALLIGIPASYAMSRYRIQLPGWLSTLFVLPVLVPELVLGFSLLKNLAFQFNAPIFISLIIGHTILILPYVIRVISASLASFDFSIEEAAISLGSPPLKTFFTVLLPNVRSGVIAAFILAFITSINDVSISIFLTGPGISTLPIQLLAHMEQFFDPTVASVSVLLMVLTVAVMAIVERTLGLTFLAK, encoded by the coding sequence CTGATGCCCACAAAACTCCATCCCGCACTCATCGGCTTTACCGTCCTGGTATTCTTCTTCCTGGTCGGGCCGCTTGTCATCGTCGTCGGCTCCGCGCTGAGCGACACCACCTATCTCACCTTCCCGCCGCAGGGGCTGAGCCTGCGCTGGTTCGAGAACATCTTTGCCATCGACGCCTTCCGGCGCACGATCACCACGAGCCTGCAGGTGGCTGTTATCTCCACCTTCATCGCCCTCCTGATCGGCATCCCCGCGTCCTACGCCATGAGCCGTTATCGCATCCAGCTTCCCGGCTGGCTGTCGACGCTGTTCGTGCTGCCGGTGCTGGTGCCCGAGCTGGTGCTGGGTTTCTCGCTCCTGAAAAACCTCGCCTTCCAGTTCAATGCGCCGATCTTCATCTCGCTGATCATCGGCCACACGATCCTGATCCTGCCCTACGTGATCCGCGTCATTTCGGCCTCGCTCGCCTCCTTCGACTTCTCCATCGAGGAAGCCGCGATCAGCCTGGGCTCGCCGCCGCTGAAGACCTTCTTCACCGTGCTCCTGCCCAATGTCCGCTCGGGCGTCATCGCCGCGTTCATCCTGGCCTTCATCACCTCGATCAACGACGTGTCGATCTCGATCTTCCTCACCGGACCGGGCATTTCGACCCTGCCTATTCAGCTGCTTGCTCATATGGAGCAATTCTTCGATCCCACCGTGGCTTCGGTTTCGGTGCTGCTCATGGTGCTCACCGTGGCCGTGATGGCCATTGTCGAGCGCACCCTGGGCCTCACCTTCCTTGCCAAATAG
- a CDS encoding ABC transporter permease, with amino-acid sequence MKRFAGWTLASPATLLVLLGLVAPVAATIYTTFGTPGGPFATYQAFFGSGFRRTVLMRTINVSLIVTAIALVVGFITAYVVSRAPGWLKSILIIAAVFPLLTGVVVRSFAWLIILGKNGILNSTLVNLGIIAEPLQMLYTQGSVIVAMVYLFVPLMILTLVGVLEAIPDDLIQASASLGAKPTATFSQVILPLAVPGLIVGAVLVFTGSFTSYATPQLLGGEQVMMMGTLMYQQAMVTFDWVSASTIAAIMVVFTIAIVMAMNAAARRLNPMTV; translated from the coding sequence ATGAAACGCTTCGCAGGCTGGACGCTGGCATCGCCCGCTACCCTGTTGGTCCTTCTGGGCCTGGTGGCCCCCGTCGCCGCCACCATCTACACCACCTTCGGCACGCCCGGTGGCCCCTTCGCCACCTATCAGGCCTTCTTCGGCAGCGGCTTCCGTCGTACCGTGCTGATGCGCACCATCAATGTGTCGCTGATTGTCACCGCCATTGCCCTCGTTGTCGGCTTCATCACCGCCTATGTGGTCTCGCGCGCACCGGGCTGGCTCAAGTCCATCCTGATCATCGCCGCCGTCTTCCCGCTGCTCACCGGCGTCGTGGTCCGCTCCTTTGCCTGGCTCATCATCCTGGGCAAGAACGGCATCCTCAACTCGACGCTGGTCAATCTCGGCATCATCGCCGAGCCCTTGCAGATGCTCTACACCCAGGGCTCCGTCATCGTGGCCATGGTCTATCTCTTCGTGCCCCTGATGATCCTGACGCTCGTCGGCGTTTTGGAAGCCATCCCGGATGATCTCATCCAGGCGTCCGCCTCGCTGGGCGCCAAGCCGACCGCTACCTTCTCCCAGGTCATCCTGCCGCTCGCCGTGCCCGGCCTCATCGTCGGCGCCGTGCTGGTCTTCACCGGCAGCTTCACCTCCTACGCCACGCCACAACTCCTCGGCGGCGAACAGGTGATGATGATGGGCACCCTCATGTATCAGCAGGCCATGGTCACCTTTGACTGGGTCAGCGCCTCCACCATCGCGGCCATCATGGTGGTCTTCACGATTGCCATTGTCATGGCGATGAACGCAGCGGCTCGCCGCCTCAACCCGATGACCGTCTGA